In Thermococcus profundus, the genomic stretch AAGCTGGCTAGAGAGGAGGGACACAGGGTTGGCGTCATAGCCGTCGACCCGACTTCTCCCTTCACCGGCGGTGCCCTCCTCGGCGACAGGCTCAGAATGCAGAGGCACTCCACCGATCCGGGGGTTTTCATAAGGAGCATGGCCACCAGGGGCTCCCTCGGCGGTCTGGCGAAGGCCACCAACGACGCTATAAAGGTTCTCGACGCCTCCGGCTACGACGTCATATTCGTTGAAACGGTCGGCGTCGGCCAGACTGAGGTTGACATCGTCAGGACGGCCGATACGGTTGTTCTCGTGCTCGTTCCGGGTTACGGCGACGAGGTTCAGGCACTAAAAGCCGGCCTCATGGAGATAGCGGACATCTTCGCCATAAACAAGGCCGACCGGGAAGGTACGGAGATGCTTCACCTGGAGATTCGGATGGCCGTTGAGTTCGAGCGCGACCGCTGGAGGCAGCTCGGATGGGAGCCGCCGATAGTGGAAACCACTGCGTTTACCCTAAGGGGCGTCAGGCCCCTCTGGGAAGCGATTAAGAAGCACAGGGACTTCATGATCTCCAGCGGGAAGCTGAACGAGAGGAGAAGGCTTAGGGCCGTTGAGGAGGTCAAGGCGATAGTGGCCGACTCCGTTGTTTCCCGCGTTGAGGATAGGCTCCGCTCCCCTGAAGCAGAGGAGCTTATTGAGAAGGTTCTGTCTGGGAGGATAGACCCCTACTCTGCCGCGGACATCGTTATGGAAAGGGTTTTTGACGGGAGGTGATGGCATGTTCAAGAAGATAGACCACGTTGGTATAGCCGTTAAGAACCTTGAGGAGGCCATAAAGGTCTGGGAGGGCCTCGGCCTCAAGGTTGACGAGATAGAGGAAGTCCCCGACCAGAAGGTCAGAACCGCGATAATCCACGTCGGGGAGAGCAGGATAGAGCTCCTCGAGCCCACTTCTGAGGATTCACCGATAGCCAAGTTCATAGCCAAGCGCGGCGAAGGCATACACCACATAGCCCTCGGCGTAGACGACATCGAAGGACATCTTGAAAAGCTGAAGGAAGCAGGCTACCGCCTCATCGATGAGAAGCCGCGCATAGGGGCCGGCGGTGCAAAGATAGCGTTTGTTCACCCCAAAGCCGTGACGGGTGTTCTTCTGGAGCTCTGCCAGAGGGACTGACTTTCTCTTTTTTAACGTCGCTGAGGTTCAGCGTCCCCGCCCCAGTTTGATATGGGAACATTGTTGGTTAGATTGTGGATTCTGGAGGTTTAATTCTTTCTCATGTTACTTTAAGGATGGATGTTATATTTTGACGTACTTCAATGTAACATTATTCCGAAAAATTTATATACAATGAACCCTTCCTTTCCGTGAACCGGGTGTTACCTTATGGTTCAGGTGTTTAAGGTAAGTAATGTGAGGGGTGCCACTGGGGAGGGGGAAGTGGGCTCATCTTTCATATATCCCAATCAGTTAGTTGGGTTTCTTGAGTCCAGGCTCTCCCAGGGAGTCCCCGTTTTCCTCATAACCCGTGATTACCCGTTGCTTCTTCAGAGGTTTTGGGATGAGGGTTCCCTCTTGAAAGCCGTTTGGATCACGACCATTGAGCATCCTCATGCTGTACATCCTCGGGATCTCCATAAAATCGAGGCCGCTGTAATAAGGGATACTTCAATCAGAAAGTCCGACGTTGTTCTGGACGGGTTCGAGTACTTGATGCTTGAGAACGGTCTGATACCGGCTTTGAAGTTCGTTTCCAAGGTGAGGGATATAACTTTAGTAAACGGCACTCGATTCTACGTGGTTCTGAGTGATGCTCTGACTGAGAGGGAGAGGGCACTCCTGAAGAGGAGCATGGGCATTCTTTGATTGGGGGAGAACGGTTGGTGGTTGGGGGGGTTTTAGAAACGTGGAATGGTGCGGTGGCCGGGATTTGAACCCGGGTTACCGGCTTGGGAGGCCGGTGTCCTAGACCAGGCTAGACTACCACCGCGCGGGTTTTAGTATTCCGGCGGTATTTAAAAAGTTTACCCCGGAATGCCTCCCCAGTCTGGCTACCCTGATGAACAGTAATGTCCCTCAAGGGATCCTAAAGGACAAAAATCGCTTCTTAAACTTTTCGTAAGCCCTATAAACCTCTTACCTCAGTTTATCCACGAAAAGCTTATATAGGTGAACCCAAACCGGGGGGTAGTGGCAATCATTCTGAAAAACTGTAAGGGGGCATTTCTCGGTGGCGGCGAAGAAAGAGTTTAACGTGTTTATGCACGAGCTGGTTCCGGAGCACAGGATACTCAGCGAGGAGGAGAAGGAGGAGCTCCTCAGGAAGCACCGCATAAAACTGTCCCAGCTTCCTCAGATAAAGGC encodes the following:
- a CDS encoding DNA-directed RNA polymerase subunit H, with the protein product MAAKKEFNVFMHELVPEHRILSEEEKEELLRKHRIKLSQLPQIKASDPAVVQLEAKPGDVIEIKRKSPTAGVYYYYRLVVED
- the meaB gene encoding methylmalonyl Co-A mutase-associated GTPase MeaB yields the protein MLEELVRNAIAGDKKAVARLITLVENDEEKAREIIKLVHPHTGKAYVVGITGPPGAGKSTLLDKLIKLAREEGHRVGVIAVDPTSPFTGGALLGDRLRMQRHSTDPGVFIRSMATRGSLGGLAKATNDAIKVLDASGYDVIFVETVGVGQTEVDIVRTADTVVLVLVPGYGDEVQALKAGLMEIADIFAINKADREGTEMLHLEIRMAVEFERDRWRQLGWEPPIVETTAFTLRGVRPLWEAIKKHRDFMISSGKLNERRRLRAVEEVKAIVADSVVSRVEDRLRSPEAEELIEKVLSGRIDPYSAADIVMERVFDGR
- the mce gene encoding methylmalonyl-CoA epimerase, with amino-acid sequence MFKKIDHVGIAVKNLEEAIKVWEGLGLKVDEIEEVPDQKVRTAIIHVGESRIELLEPTSEDSPIAKFIAKRGEGIHHIALGVDDIEGHLEKLKEAGYRLIDEKPRIGAGGAKIAFVHPKAVTGVLLELCQRD
- a CDS encoding DUF835 domain-containing protein; its protein translation is MVQVFKVSNVRGATGEGEVGSSFIYPNQLVGFLESRLSQGVPVFLITRDYPLLLQRFWDEGSLLKAVWITTIEHPHAVHPRDLHKIEAAVIRDTSIRKSDVVLDGFEYLMLENGLIPALKFVSKVRDITLVNGTRFYVVLSDALTERERALLKRSMGIL